The following are from one region of the Camelus dromedarius isolate mCamDro1 chromosome 16, mCamDro1.pat, whole genome shotgun sequence genome:
- the CDC42EP4 gene encoding cdc42 effector protein 4 gives MPILKQLVSSSVHSKRRSRVDLTAEMISAPLGDFRHTMHVGRAGDAFGDTSFLNSKAGELDGESVDEPASSSSSKRSLLSRKFRGSKRSQSVTRGDREQRDMLGSLRDSALFVKNAMSLPQLNEKEAAEKGSSKLPKSLSSSPVKKGSAGEGGPEEVGVEEALPRRNGAAAPHSPDPLLDEQAFGDLTDLPIMPKAGFGLKHAESIMSFHIDLGPSMLGDVLSIMDKEEWEPEEEEDGGYHGDDDPAGSPTQAPLSVAAAPPLGRQEGEGGSDLPPLSSRALQDEGWAAAAPSPGSARSLGSHTTRDSSSLSSCTSGVLEERSPAFRGPDRARATLPRQPDTEFSFMDEEEEDEIRV, from the coding sequence ATGCCGATCCTCAAGCAGCTGGTGTCCAGCTCAGTGCACTCCAAGCGCCGCTCCCGGGTGGACCTCACGGCCGAGATGATCAGTGCCCCGCTGGGCGACTTCCGCCACACCATGCACGTGGGCCGGGCGGGGGACGCCTTTGGGGACACCTCCTTTCTCAACAGCAAGGCTGGTGAGCTGGATGGTGAGTCCGTGGACGAGCCggcctcctcctcgtcctccaaACGCAGCCTCCTGTCGCGGAAGTTCCGGGGCAGCAAGCGGTCACAGTCGGTGACCAGAGGGGACCGAGAGCAGAGAGACATGCTGGGCTCCCTGCGGGACTCGGCCCTCTTTGTCAAGAACGCCATGTCCCTGCCCCAGCTGAATGAGAAGGAGGCCGCGGAGAAGGGCTCCAGCAAGCTGCCCAAGAGCCTGTCGTCCAGCCCTGTGAAGAAGGGGAGTGCCGGGGAGGGCGGCCCCGAGGAGGTGGGCGTGGAGGAGGCCTTGCCCCGGCGGAACGGGGCGGCCGCCCCCCACTCCCCCGACCCCCTCCTTGACGAGCAGGCCTTTGGGGACCTGACGGATCTGCCCATCATGCCCAAGGCCGGCTTCGGGCTGAAGCACGCTGAGTCCATCATGTCCTTCCACATCGACCTGGGGCCCTCCATGCTGGGCGACGTCCTCAGCATCATGGACAAGGAGGAGTGGGaaccagaggaggaggaagatggtgGTTACCACGGTGATGATGACCCAGCAGGCAGTCCCACACAGGCTCCCCTGTCTGTGGcggcagcccctcccctggggaggcaggaaggcgAGGGGGGCTCGGACTTGCCCCCGCTGTCCTCTCGCGCCTTGCAGGATGAGGGGTGGGCGGCGGcggcccccagccctggctcgGCCCGCAGCTTGGGCAGCCACACCACGCGGGACAGCAGCTCCCTGTCCAGCTGCACCTCAGGTGTCCTGGAGGAGCGCAGCCCTGCCTTCCGGGGGCCAGATAGGGCCCGGGCCACTCTCCCCAGGCAGCCCGACACCGAGTTCTCCTTCatggacgaggaggaggaggatgagatcCGGGTGTGA